The proteins below come from a single Rhodanobacter sp. LX-99 genomic window:
- the fabZ gene encoding 3-hydroxyacyl-ACP dehydratase FabZ: protein MSEKSDFMALPINVEQIQELLPHRYPFLLVDRVVEIVPDASVVALKNVTINEPFFQGHFPGHPVMPGVLIIEAMAQAAGLLTQLSRRFKGDKGSPLFYLVKVDNARFSAPVVPGDQLRFEVSQKRLVRGMGLFVARSLVDGKEVASCELMCAARAHK, encoded by the coding sequence ATGAGTGAGAAAAGCGACTTCATGGCACTGCCGATCAACGTGGAGCAGATCCAGGAACTGCTGCCGCACCGCTACCCGTTCCTGCTGGTGGACCGCGTGGTCGAGATCGTGCCCGACGCCAGCGTGGTCGCGTTGAAGAACGTGACCATCAACGAACCGTTCTTCCAGGGCCACTTCCCCGGCCACCCGGTGATGCCCGGCGTGCTGATCATCGAGGCGATGGCGCAGGCCGCCGGCCTGCTGACCCAGCTGAGCCGCCGCTTCAAGGGTGACAAGGGCAGCCCGCTGTTCTATCTGGTCAAGGTCGACAACGCGCGCTTCAGCGCACCGGTGGTTCCCGGCGACCAGTTGCGTTTCGAAGTCAGCCAGAAGCGCCTGGTGCGCGGCATGGGCCTGTTCGTGGCCCGCAGCCTGGTCGACGGCAAGGAAGTGGCCAGTTGTGAACTGATGTGCGCCGCGAGGGCCCACAAATGA
- the lpxA gene encoding acyl-ACP--UDP-N-acetylglucosamine O-acyltransferase codes for MIHPTALIDPSAIIGANVSVGAYSVIGAEVEIGDGTQIGPHVVIEGPTKIGRDNRITQFASLGGAPQDKKWQGERTELVIGDRNLIREFTTINRGTGHGGGITRIGDDNWVLAYVHVAHDCQIGNNVVFSNYSALAGHVTIGDWTILSGYSGVHQFCKVGAHAFIGMGCLVGHDVPPFVMMANEQQGRPRGINSEGLKRRGFDATRIAAIKRAYRTLYMAGLPLPEAREKLVEQARESDDVRAMLEFIDHSERALAR; via the coding sequence ATGATCCATCCCACTGCGCTGATCGACCCTTCCGCCATCATCGGCGCCAACGTCAGCGTCGGCGCGTACAGCGTGATCGGCGCCGAGGTCGAAATCGGCGACGGCACGCAGATCGGTCCGCATGTGGTGATCGAAGGGCCCACGAAGATCGGCCGCGACAACCGCATCACCCAGTTCGCCTCGCTGGGCGGCGCGCCACAGGACAAGAAATGGCAGGGCGAACGCACCGAACTGGTGATCGGCGACCGCAACCTGATCCGCGAATTCACCACCATCAACCGCGGCACCGGCCATGGCGGCGGCATCACCCGCATCGGCGACGACAACTGGGTGCTTGCCTACGTGCACGTGGCGCACGACTGCCAGATCGGCAACAACGTGGTGTTCTCCAACTACTCGGCGCTGGCCGGGCACGTCACCATCGGCGACTGGACGATCCTGTCCGGCTATTCGGGCGTGCACCAGTTCTGCAAGGTCGGCGCGCACGCGTTCATCGGCATGGGCTGCCTGGTCGGCCACGACGTGCCACCGTTCGTGATGATGGCGAACGAGCAGCAGGGCCGTCCGCGCGGCATCAACAGCGAGGGCCTGAAGCGCCGCGGCTTCGACGCCACGCGCATCGCCGCGATCAAGCGCGCCTACCGCACGCTGTACATGGCCGGCCTGCCGCTGCCCGAGGCGCGCGAGAAGCTGGTCGAGCAGGCACGCGAAAGCGACGACGTGCGCGCCATGCTGGAATTCATCGACCACAGCGAGCGTGCGCTTGCCCGATAA